A genomic segment from Diospyros lotus cultivar Yz01 chromosome 5, ASM1463336v1, whole genome shotgun sequence encodes:
- the LOC127802152 gene encoding uncharacterized protein LOC127802152, which produces MKGFPLSEELQRQLVQLGFKLPQLPMYSGKEDPERHLQHFIAMAVLHGWNEITRCKAFPLLLAGQAQQLFTELPVGHIRSFEQLKKEFLEAFSTYVPKKKSAMYLMSLQQRQTESLKQYIERFRATTQEVRDLPVGLAASALLNGTAYAPLRRSLAFIEPDSMVDLFARAEQFIIQMEILEAWEGKRRGRPNDVGSDRSVKVERREELPKMQFRSFTPLTEPRAAVLSFIAHTGLINFHPRFNQPMGRNMDSFCKFHETSRHTTEQCLELRNQIEQLIREGKIDRFILDKPRNQQGRKEEPKRYS; this is translated from the coding sequence ATGAAGGGATTCCCCCTGTCTGAAGAACTCCAAAGACAGCTAGTGCAACTAGGGTTCAAGCTACCACAACTCCCAATGTACTCAGGGAAAGAAGACCCTGAGAGACACCTGCAACACTTCATCGCAATGGCGGTGTTGCATGGGTGGAACGAGATCACCAGGTGCAAGGCTTTCCCTCTCTTATTGGCAGGACAAGCTCAACAATTGTTCACTGAGTTACCTGTCGGACATATCCGTTCATTCGAGCAACTAAAGAAAGAATTTCTAGAAGCATTCTCTACCTACGTCCCGAAGAAAAAAAGTGCCATGTATTTGATGAGCTTGCAGCAAAGGCAAACcgaatccctaaagcaatacatTGAGAGGTTTAGAGCTACGACACAGGAGGTAAGAGACCTCCCAGTTGGTTTGGCAGCATCCGCCTTGCTTAATGGGACCGCCTATGCCCCTCTTAGAAGATCCCTAGCCTTTATCGAGCCAGACTCAATGGTCGACTTGTTTGCTCGAGCTGAACAGTTCAtcatccaaatggaaattttggaagcaTGGGAAGGTAAAAGAAGGGGAAGGCCAAACGACGTTGGGTCAGATAGATCAGTGAAGgtagagagaagagaagagctCCCAAAGATGCAATTTCGGAGCTTCACTCCCCTTACTGAGCCGAGAGCCGCTGTCCTTTCCTTCATTGCACATACCgggctaattaatttccatcCACGTTTCAATCAGCCGATGGGCAGAAACATGGATTCTTTCTGTAAATTTCATGAAACCTCAAGGCATACTACAGAGCAGTGTCTGGAACTACGAAATCAGATTGAGCAGTTAATTAGAGAGGGGAAGATCGATCGATTCATACTGGATAAGCCAAGAAACCAACAAGGCCGAAAAGAGGAGCCCAAGAGATATAGCTAG